Proteins encoded by one window of Mesorhizobium sp. INR15:
- a CDS encoding polysaccharide biosynthesis tyrosine autokinase, which translates to MNYANFPLDKRMPLPNSDAGSGEDFIDIERLLGMAARQAKVVAVCAIIGLFLGVLYLQTTPPKYTSVSSVLIDEGLNKIVDDISAASVSMQTDSAILSQIEILTSTRLASVVVDKLKLDQNSDFMNPPTSALSKGMGFVRGLIQYVHPSGSDTGVADITKVDAATRDAMIATARRDYAILKLQSEVRALRIGRSYVIALGYQATDPALATAITKAYAEAYLADQLDASFDATERAAVWLQGRLTELRESSQQASLAVEKFRAEHGLAANSDGQLMSDKQLSDLNAQLIVAQADTARASARYQQYKSIIESGSDNAFNDAAISADQPGSSVIATLKTRYLAVAKRQQDVEANFGPEHPQAVALAKEKADISKQIFGELKQLTENYRNEYEVALARETALRANVASAAGKSSIDNQSQVQLRDLDQKATALTTLYQTFLGRYEEAAQQQSFPVGKIRIISDASKPQSPTTPRTTVVLGLSLLLGLLLGAGFGGLNEFNERFFRTGEEVRDRVGLKFLGYLPMIGGKLSKDEKPDNGQVDAKAAKSLSAAEKRARMRVSIDSPASMFSETLRSAKIAFDVVMEGQGCRVIGVISVLPGEGKSTVAANLAGLLAANGAKTLLIDGDLRNPGLSRGLGMEAEQGLMEAVVGGQTWQSVGKIDRQTKLAIIPAVSRGHFSHTSELLSSAGMRRFIENAKETFEYIVVDLPPLGPVVDAKAFAPLADGFVLVTEWGRTPRAMVQSLLNAEPYIANKIIGAVLNKVDLKKLAKYGSFGGSEKFFDRYSTYYLEKSEVRSKANA; encoded by the coding sequence ATGAACTATGCCAACTTTCCTCTCGACAAGAGGATGCCATTGCCGAATTCGGACGCGGGAAGCGGCGAGGACTTCATCGATATCGAGCGCCTGCTTGGCATGGCCGCGCGGCAAGCCAAAGTGGTTGCCGTGTGCGCCATCATCGGTCTTTTTCTCGGCGTGCTCTATCTGCAGACCACGCCGCCCAAATACACGTCGGTCAGCAGTGTGCTGATCGACGAGGGATTGAACAAGATCGTCGATGATATCTCCGCCGCGTCGGTGAGCATGCAGACTGATTCCGCGATCCTCAGCCAGATCGAGATTCTGACATCGACGCGTCTGGCGTCCGTCGTCGTCGACAAGCTGAAGCTCGACCAGAACAGCGACTTCATGAACCCGCCTACGTCGGCCCTGTCGAAGGGCATGGGTTTTGTCCGTGGCCTGATCCAGTATGTCCACCCCAGCGGTTCCGACACGGGCGTCGCGGACATCACCAAGGTCGACGCGGCAACGCGCGACGCGATGATTGCCACGGCCCGCCGTGACTATGCGATCCTCAAGCTGCAAAGCGAAGTGCGGGCGCTGCGCATCGGGCGAAGCTACGTGATCGCGCTTGGATATCAGGCGACCGATCCCGCACTGGCGACAGCCATTACCAAAGCCTATGCCGAGGCCTATCTAGCCGACCAGCTCGATGCGAGCTTCGACGCCACCGAGCGGGCGGCTGTCTGGCTGCAGGGCAGGCTGACGGAACTTCGCGAAAGCTCGCAGCAGGCTTCGCTCGCCGTCGAGAAATTCCGCGCCGAACACGGCTTGGCCGCCAACAGCGATGGTCAGTTGATGAGCGACAAGCAGCTCTCCGACCTCAACGCCCAGCTCATTGTCGCGCAGGCTGATACCGCACGCGCCAGCGCCCGCTACCAGCAGTATAAATCGATCATCGAAAGCGGCTCGGACAATGCTTTCAACGATGCCGCAATATCGGCCGACCAGCCTGGCAGCTCGGTGATCGCGACACTCAAGACACGGTATCTCGCCGTCGCCAAACGGCAGCAGGATGTCGAAGCCAATTTCGGCCCCGAGCATCCGCAGGCGGTAGCGCTCGCCAAGGAAAAGGCGGACATTTCGAAGCAGATTTTTGGTGAACTGAAGCAACTGACCGAAAACTACCGCAACGAATACGAGGTCGCCCTGGCGCGCGAGACCGCGCTCCGCGCGAATGTCGCATCCGCGGCCGGCAAGAGCTCGATCGACAACCAGTCGCAGGTGCAATTGCGCGATCTTGACCAGAAGGCGACGGCGCTCACCACGCTCTACCAGACATTCCTCGGCCGCTACGAGGAGGCCGCCCAGCAGCAATCCTTCCCGGTCGGCAAGATCCGCATCATCTCGGACGCGTCAAAGCCGCAGTCTCCCACAACACCGCGTACGACCGTGGTGCTTGGGCTTTCGCTGTTGCTGGGCCTGTTGCTGGGGGCTGGATTCGGCGGGCTGAACGAGTTCAACGAACGCTTCTTCAGAACCGGCGAGGAGGTTCGCGATCGCGTCGGCCTCAAATTCCTCGGCTATCTGCCGATGATTGGCGGCAAGCTCAGCAAGGACGAAAAGCCGGACAATGGGCAGGTGGATGCCAAGGCCGCGAAGTCTTTGTCGGCTGCCGAAAAGCGGGCGCGGATGCGGGTGAGCATCGATTCCCCGGCATCGATGTTCTCCGAAACGCTACGCAGCGCCAAGATCGCTTTTGACGTCGTGATGGAAGGGCAAGGCTGCCGGGTCATCGGCGTGATCTCGGTGCTGCCCGGTGAAGGCAAGTCGACGGTCGCGGCCAACCTCGCCGGATTGCTGGCCGCCAACGGCGCCAAGACATTGCTCATCGACGGCGATCTTCGCAATCCAGGCCTCAGCCGCGGCCTCGGCATGGAGGCTGAGCAGGGGTTGATGGAAGCCGTGGTAGGCGGCCAGACCTGGCAATCAGTCGGCAAGATCGACCGGCAGACGAAGCTGGCGATCATCCCTGCCGTGTCGCGTGGTCATTTCTCGCATACCAGCGAACTGCTGTCGTCGGCTGGGATGCGGCGCTTCATCGAGAACGCCAAGGAGACGTTTGAATACATTGTCGTCGACCTGCCGCCGCTCGGCCCGGTGGTCGATGCCAAGGCCTTCGCGCCGCTTGCCGACGGTTTTGTGCTCGTCACCGAATGGGGCCGCACGCCGCGCGCCATGGTGCAATCGCTGCTGAACGCGGAGCCTTATATCGCCAACAAGATCATCGGGGCGGTGTTGAACAAGGTCGACCTGAAGAAGTTGGCCAAATACGGCTCGTTCGGCGGCTCGGAGAAATTCTTCGACAGATATTCGACCTATTATCTGGAGAAGTCCGAAGTACGGAGCAAGGCGAACGCCTAG
- a CDS encoding UTP--glucose-1-phosphate uridylyltransferase, whose amino-acid sequence MKKIRKAVIPVAGLGTRFLPATKSMPKEMLPVVDRPVVQYAVDEAFEAGIEHIVFVTGRNKAVIEDYFDLHPELIGTLEQTGKKTQLEALESLLPVAGATSFIRQQSPQGLGHAVWCAREVIGDEPFALLLPDMVSFGGRGCLAEITDLYAQTGGNVIAVERCEPSETSKYGIVGRGADVGAGFEVTAMVEKPAPANAPSNFYINGRYILQPEIFALLGNQQRGAGNEIQLTDAMVRLSQSQAFFAQPFNGRMFDCGSKEGFIQANVAFALSRDDMKGPVFAMLQEFVRSHERQEEAA is encoded by the coding sequence ATGAAGAAAATTAGGAAAGCAGTCATACCGGTGGCGGGGCTTGGAACACGGTTCCTGCCGGCGACCAAGTCCATGCCGAAGGAGATGCTGCCGGTCGTCGACCGGCCAGTGGTGCAATATGCGGTGGACGAGGCCTTCGAAGCCGGCATCGAGCACATTGTCTTCGTCACCGGCCGCAACAAGGCGGTCATCGAGGACTATTTCGACCTGCATCCTGAATTGATCGGAACGCTCGAGCAGACCGGCAAGAAAACCCAACTGGAGGCGCTGGAAAGCCTGCTTCCGGTCGCTGGTGCCACCAGCTTCATCCGCCAGCAGTCGCCGCAAGGCCTCGGCCATGCGGTGTGGTGCGCGCGCGAGGTCATCGGCGACGAGCCCTTCGCCTTACTGTTGCCGGACATGGTGTCGTTTGGCGGCCGTGGCTGTCTTGCGGAAATCACCGACCTTTACGCCCAGACGGGCGGGAACGTCATCGCCGTCGAGCGTTGCGAGCCCAGCGAAACCAGCAAATATGGCATCGTTGGCCGTGGCGCTGATGTCGGTGCCGGCTTCGAGGTGACCGCCATGGTCGAAAAGCCGGCGCCGGCCAACGCGCCTTCGAATTTCTACATCAATGGCCGCTACATCCTGCAGCCCGAGATTTTCGCATTGCTGGGCAATCAGCAGCGCGGCGCTGGCAATGAGATCCAGTTGACCGACGCGATGGTACGGCTGTCGCAAAGCCAGGCGTTCTTTGCCCAGCCTTTCAACGGCCGCATGTTCGACTGCGGCTCGAAGGAAGGTTTCATCCAGGCCAATGTCGCGTTTGCCTTGTCGCGCGATGATATGAAGGGGCCGGTCTTCGCCATGCTTCAGGAGTTCGTGCGGTCGCATGAGCGCCAGGAAGAGGCCGCATAA
- a CDS encoding glycosyltransferase family 2 protein — translation MQPDVSFVIAAYNAEATLDRAIASAIAQKCVSVEVVVVDDKSRDATLDVARSYPQDVVRVVALAQNRGPGGARNAGLDAARGRWIAVLDSDDEVYPERICAMIARAEQAGAEIAVDNIQVVREDGVAEATMFPATYLEGLREISLASFIDGNLVFESRFNFGYLKPIFLRRFLNENRLRYDEKLIIGEDYILLANALAKGGRCVVEPATGYAYHIRTGSISRVLELHHVEAMREADAVFAQAHSMDGAARAAFARRGRSLRKAASFLSLVQHIKTRSPLKAIRTALSDPAAVRHMGMPIAVRLRKVAAQFAVGVGR, via the coding sequence GTGCAGCCTGACGTCAGCTTTGTCATTGCCGCCTACAACGCCGAGGCAACCCTAGACCGGGCGATCGCCAGCGCCATCGCCCAGAAGTGTGTCAGCGTCGAGGTCGTCGTCGTCGACGACAAGTCGCGCGACGCGACTCTCGATGTGGCGCGGTCCTATCCGCAGGATGTCGTGCGCGTCGTCGCGCTGGCGCAGAACCGAGGCCCCGGCGGCGCCAGGAATGCCGGTCTCGATGCCGCGCGCGGCCGCTGGATCGCGGTTCTCGATTCCGACGATGAAGTCTATCCGGAGCGGATATGCGCGATGATTGCCCGCGCCGAGCAGGCCGGTGCTGAAATCGCGGTCGACAACATCCAGGTCGTGCGCGAGGACGGCGTTGCCGAGGCAACCATGTTTCCGGCCACCTATCTTGAAGGCCTGCGGGAAATCTCGCTGGCCAGCTTCATCGACGGCAATCTGGTTTTCGAATCGCGGTTCAATTTCGGCTACCTCAAGCCGATCTTCCTGCGCCGGTTCCTGAACGAAAACCGGCTTCGCTATGATGAAAAATTGATCATCGGCGAGGATTATATCCTGCTGGCCAATGCCTTGGCCAAGGGCGGCCGATGCGTGGTCGAGCCGGCGACGGGCTATGCCTATCACATCCGCACGGGCTCGATCTCGCGGGTGCTGGAACTTCATCATGTCGAGGCGATGCGCGAGGCCGATGCGGTTTTCGCGCAGGCGCATTCCATGGACGGCGCCGCACGGGCGGCATTCGCCAGGCGCGGCCGCAGCCTGCGCAAGGCGGCGTCATTCCTGTCGCTGGTTCAACACATCAAGACGCGGTCCCCGCTCAAGGCGATCCGGACCGCGCTCAGTGATCCGGCGGCGGTCAGGCATATGGGCATGCCGATCGCCGTCCGGCTGCGAAAGGTCGCGGCACAGTTTGCCGTGGGGGTGGGGAGGTGA
- a CDS encoding glycosyltransferase family 2 protein, whose translation MAAIGKKPGIDICVCTFRRPELADTLRSLAALAMPAGYDIRVIVADNDDTPSARKLVASLQQELTLPIDYVHCPARNISIARNAGLDASNADFVAFIDDDETATPRWLAELIATAETSGAAAVLGPVRALYGTDAPEWMRRGDFHSTLPVWVRGEIQTGYTCNVLLRMGTRSLHGRRFSLARGQTGGEDTEFFDGMHKAGGRIAFSPEAWVDEVVPRSRAAFAWLGRRRFRVGQTHGHLLGRSARGIGLIKQVGLATAKAAYCFAAALAVVISPMRRNRSALRGIMHVGVVSGLVGVRELRLYGQPSPQEGGKRAA comes from the coding sequence ATGGCGGCGATAGGAAAAAAACCCGGCATCGACATCTGCGTCTGCACATTCCGGCGGCCGGAACTGGCCGACACGCTGCGTTCGCTGGCCGCTCTTGCCATGCCGGCGGGCTACGATATCCGCGTTATCGTCGCCGACAATGACGACACTCCGAGCGCGCGGAAGCTGGTGGCTTCGCTGCAGCAGGAATTGACGCTGCCGATCGACTATGTGCACTGCCCGGCGCGCAACATTTCGATCGCCCGCAACGCCGGCCTCGATGCCAGCAACGCGGATTTCGTCGCCTTCATCGACGACGATGAGACGGCCACGCCCCGCTGGCTTGCCGAACTTATCGCGACGGCCGAGACGAGCGGCGCGGCCGCCGTGCTCGGCCCGGTGCGGGCGCTTTATGGAACAGATGCGCCCGAATGGATGCGGCGCGGAGATTTCCACTCGACCTTGCCGGTCTGGGTGCGCGGGGAGATACAGACCGGCTACACCTGCAACGTCCTGCTTAGGATGGGCACGCGGAGCCTGCATGGCCGCCGTTTCAGCCTCGCTCGCGGCCAGACAGGCGGCGAAGACACTGAATTCTTCGACGGCATGCACAAGGCCGGCGGCCGCATCGCCTTTTCGCCGGAGGCCTGGGTCGACGAGGTGGTGCCGCGCTCGCGAGCCGCGTTCGCCTGGCTCGGCCGCCGCCGTTTCCGCGTCGGCCAGACCCATGGCCACCTTCTGGGCCGGAGCGCGCGCGGCATCGGCCTGATCAAGCAGGTTGGCCTGGCCACGGCAAAGGCCGCCTATTGCTTCGCGGCGGCGCTTGCCGTGGTCATCAGCCCGATGCGCAGGAACCGCAGCGCGTTGCGCGGCATCATGCATGTCGGCGTCGTCAGCGGCCTCGTCGGCGTGCGCGAACTGCGCCTCTATGGCCAGCCTTCGCCACAGGAAGGGGGCAAGCGTGCAGCCTGA
- a CDS encoding glycosyltransferase family 2 protein, with product MTQNEKTSSSLIVIPCLNEAAHIGALLDQLRPAAERLGARIVVADGGSTDGTLAIVKDVAGKDPRVILLHNKRRIQSAAINLAVGTFGKGTDYLIRIDAHGGYPDDYCDRLVEEALATGADSVVVSMLTSGSGTVQQAAAAAQNSKLGTGGSKHRHLSAGEWIDHGHHALMRISAFGAVGGYDESFSHNEDAELDYRLRKAGYRIWMSGKTQMTYYPRASLAGLYFQYLGYGRGRAKNVLKHRVIPKVRQMVPLLVFPVVLLAGFSFVHWLAAVPLLLWASVCLGYGMLTAIRQRNPNIALAGVSAMIMHFGWSLGFWLQLLGLGSRRRVA from the coding sequence ATGACGCAGAACGAAAAAACTTCATCCAGCCTGATCGTTATTCCGTGCCTGAACGAAGCGGCCCATATCGGTGCGCTGCTCGATCAATTGCGGCCCGCGGCCGAAAGGCTCGGCGCCAGGATCGTCGTCGCCGATGGCGGCAGCACCGATGGCACGCTGGCCATCGTCAAGGATGTCGCCGGCAAGGACCCGCGCGTTATCCTGCTGCACAACAAGAGACGCATTCAGAGCGCCGCGATCAATCTCGCCGTAGGCACGTTCGGCAAGGGTACCGACTATCTCATCCGCATCGACGCGCACGGCGGCTATCCCGACGATTATTGCGACCGGCTGGTCGAGGAGGCGCTGGCCACCGGCGCCGATTCGGTTGTCGTCTCCATGCTGACCAGCGGCAGCGGCACCGTGCAGCAGGCCGCTGCCGCCGCACAGAATTCCAAGCTCGGCACGGGTGGTTCCAAGCACCGGCACCTTTCGGCCGGCGAATGGATCGATCATGGCCATCATGCGTTGATGCGCATATCGGCCTTCGGTGCCGTTGGCGGCTATGACGAGAGCTTCAGCCACAACGAGGATGCCGAGCTTGACTACCGGCTGCGCAAGGCTGGCTACCGCATCTGGATGAGCGGCAAGACGCAGATGACCTACTATCCGCGTGCTTCCCTAGCCGGCCTCTATTTCCAATACCTCGGCTATGGCCGTGGCCGCGCCAAGAACGTCCTCAAGCATCGTGTCATCCCGAAAGTCCGGCAGATGGTGCCGCTTCTGGTGTTTCCGGTCGTGCTGCTCGCCGGGTTCTCCTTCGTCCATTGGCTGGCGGCCGTGCCGCTTCTTTTGTGGGCATCGGTCTGCCTCGGCTATGGCATGTTGACCGCCATTCGCCAGCGCAACCCGAACATCGCCCTTGCCGGGGTCTCGGCAATGATCATGCATTTCGGCTGGTCTCTCGGCTTCTGGCTGCAGCTTCTCGGCCTTGGCTCACGGCGCCGGGTGGCCTGA
- a CDS encoding glycosyl transferase family 1 gives MLHVLYLVHDVSDPAVRRRIIMLRAGGARVTLAGFRRTANPIADVEGLQPIDLGATRDGRFAQRMAAVAKAAVSIGAKLGGMARPDLIIARNLEMLVLARRAKSAFGAKVPIVYECLDIHRLVLRDDLLGKALRGTERYLARDVKLLVTSSPAFIANYFKPFGQIAAPVELLENKYFDAAAVLPGEALQTENPLPPPWRIGWFGALRCRRSLELLADFSRRANGRFEVVLRGRPALSEFPDFHAFVEAEPWLSFRGPYRNPEDMAAIYREVHFSWAIDFFEAGQNSEWLLPNRLYEGGRFGAVPISMGNTETGRFLNQQDIGILLPEASPQALEAALGNMDEHRFAKLKARVLARNPRTWSHDRNDCRVLVEKLRGLATAPDPYAAEALA, from the coding sequence ATGCTGCATGTCTTGTACCTTGTGCACGATGTTTCCGATCCGGCGGTACGCCGGCGGATCATAATGCTCAGGGCAGGTGGGGCCCGGGTCACGTTGGCCGGCTTCCGCCGCACCGCCAATCCGATTGCGGATGTCGAAGGCTTGCAGCCGATCGATCTCGGCGCGACGCGTGATGGCCGATTCGCCCAGCGTATGGCAGCTGTCGCCAAGGCGGCGGTTTCGATCGGCGCGAAACTGGGCGGCATGGCCCGGCCGGACCTAATCATCGCGCGCAATCTCGAGATGCTGGTGCTGGCGCGGCGTGCCAAGTCTGCTTTCGGCGCGAAGGTTCCAATCGTCTACGAGTGCCTCGACATCCACCGCCTTGTGCTTCGCGACGATTTGCTGGGCAAGGCATTGCGTGGCACGGAGCGTTATCTGGCCCGCGACGTGAAATTGCTGGTGACCAGTTCGCCTGCTTTCATCGCGAACTATTTCAAGCCGTTCGGTCAGATCGCGGCACCTGTCGAATTGCTCGAGAACAAATATTTCGACGCAGCGGCGGTTCTGCCGGGGGAAGCTCTCCAAACGGAAAACCCACTGCCTCCGCCGTGGCGGATCGGCTGGTTCGGCGCCCTGCGCTGCCGCCGCTCGCTTGAGCTTCTGGCCGATTTCTCGCGCCGCGCCAACGGCCGGTTCGAGGTCGTGCTGAGGGGCCGTCCGGCACTGTCCGAATTCCCGGATTTTCACGCTTTCGTAGAAGCCGAGCCGTGGTTGTCGTTTCGTGGGCCCTATCGCAATCCCGAGGATATGGCGGCGATCTACCGCGAGGTCCATTTCTCCTGGGCGATCGATTTCTTCGAGGCGGGACAGAACTCTGAATGGCTGCTGCCCAATCGTCTCTATGAAGGCGGTCGCTTTGGCGCCGTGCCGATCTCGATGGGCAACACCGAGACCGGGCGGTTCCTCAACCAGCAGGACATCGGCATCCTGTTGCCCGAGGCCTCGCCGCAGGCGCTGGAAGCCGCGCTCGGCAACATGGACGAGCATCGCTTCGCCAAATTGAAGGCCCGCGTCCTGGCGCGCAATCCGCGCACCTGGAGCCATGATCGCAATGACTGCCGGGTGCTGGTCGAAAAGCTTCGCGGACTGGCCACCGCACCCGATCCCTATGCCGCCGAAGCGCTGGCATAG
- a CDS encoding lipopolysaccharide biosynthesis protein, with translation MEANAFDPPERSLRRSVGRGAVVTAMAQAVRVATQIVSVIVLSRLLSPRDFGVVAMCAPVLAFIALFQDFGLTQATIQKSGIRHDEVNYLFWVNVAVSAFLACVLAGAAPLVATFYGEPRVTGLVAAFGLQIMAYGLGAQHLALLTRRMQFGRLAIIDVASAVAGLAVSIAWTFIDRSYWALFAGTLTGAVLPTLCYWASSRWRPSLPRKVEGISELINFGAGITGFNFANFFARNLDNVLIGKYWGEAQLGLYDRAYKLLLFPLSQITNPLSKVMVPALSRLKDEPDRYRSAYLRVMPLILLVALPGVAFATAMSDVLIPFVLGEQWRESASIFLALGFAGLLQPLNNPAGWLFVSQGRSGEFMRWGIVTAVTSVLAFMLGLPYGALGVAIAYAISEYLRTPFLWLYIGRSGPVQARHVLRAAAPFVLGGHLALAVIWFIKPWLPQQHVIALACGAVLAYLITLIIALAFASGREALREAIKMLPARPPAHAAPSEAK, from the coding sequence TTGGAAGCCAATGCATTCGATCCGCCGGAACGCTCTCTGCGCAGATCGGTCGGGCGTGGCGCTGTTGTCACGGCCATGGCGCAAGCGGTGCGGGTCGCGACACAAATCGTGTCCGTCATCGTCCTGTCGCGGCTTCTGTCACCGCGGGATTTTGGTGTCGTGGCGATGTGCGCCCCGGTGCTCGCTTTCATCGCGCTGTTCCAGGATTTTGGCCTGACGCAGGCGACAATCCAGAAGAGCGGCATCCGGCATGACGAGGTGAATTACCTCTTCTGGGTCAATGTCGCGGTCAGCGCGTTTCTGGCTTGCGTGCTTGCGGGTGCCGCCCCCCTGGTCGCGACTTTTTATGGCGAGCCGCGCGTAACGGGCCTCGTCGCCGCGTTCGGCCTGCAGATCATGGCCTATGGGCTCGGAGCCCAGCATCTGGCGCTGCTGACGCGCCGCATGCAGTTCGGCCGCCTGGCCATCATCGACGTCGCCAGCGCCGTCGCCGGCCTCGCGGTGTCGATCGCCTGGACCTTCATAGACCGCTCCTATTGGGCGCTGTTTGCCGGCACGCTGACCGGAGCCGTGCTGCCGACGCTCTGCTATTGGGCAAGCTCGCGCTGGCGTCCGAGCCTGCCGCGCAAGGTCGAGGGAATCAGCGAGCTGATCAATTTCGGCGCCGGCATCACCGGCTTCAACTTCGCCAATTTCTTTGCCCGCAACCTCGATAATGTGCTGATCGGCAAATACTGGGGCGAGGCGCAGCTTGGCCTCTATGACCGCGCCTACAAATTACTGCTGTTTCCGCTCAGCCAGATCACCAATCCGCTGTCGAAAGTCATGGTGCCGGCGCTTTCCCGGTTGAAGGACGAGCCGGACCGATACCGCAGCGCCTATCTGCGCGTCATGCCGCTGATCCTGCTGGTGGCGCTTCCGGGCGTTGCCTTCGCGACAGCGATGTCCGATGTGCTCATCCCCTTCGTGCTCGGCGAACAATGGCGCGAGAGTGCCAGCATCTTCCTGGCACTCGGCTTTGCCGGACTGCTGCAGCCGCTCAACAATCCGGCGGGATGGCTTTTCGTCAGTCAGGGCCGCTCCGGCGAATTCATGCGCTGGGGCATCGTCACCGCCGTGACCTCGGTGCTGGCCTTCATGCTCGGCCTGCCCTATGGCGCGCTCGGCGTCGCCATAGCCTACGCAATCAGCGAGTATCTGAGGACGCCCTTCCTGTGGCTCTATATCGGCAGGAGCGGACCGGTGCAGGCCAGGCATGTGCTTCGCGCCGCCGCACCCTTCGTGCTTGGCGGCCATTTGGCGCTGGCGGTCATCTGGTTCATCAAGCCGTGGCTGCCGCAGCAACATGTCATTGCCTTGGCCTGTGGCGCCGTTCTCGCCTACCTGATCACGCTTATCATCGCACTGGCGTTCGCCTCCGGCCGTGAAGCCTTGCGCGAGGCCATCAAGATGCTGCCGGCAAGGCCGCCTGCCCACGCGGCGCCAAGCGAGGCCAAATGA
- a CDS encoding glycosyltransferase, giving the protein MKVLFASGNGYPPEFGGGVQSSTHHLAQQLIEHGHEASVLAALFGDGMFGLKARAKMKLLRQPAVVDSHPGYPVVRAWFPWEAAGFAVEKLKPDVAVVQCHKSVPIGKALQAQRVPLVIYLRNVEFHELDGDPRELHSALYIANSEFTARTYKEEFGIEATVIPPTINPMHYSTPTTGQFVTLINPYEEKGFELAVRIASVCQEIPFLFVESWKLEDDHRARIEETIAPLGNVTLENRTNDMKTVYGRTRILLAPSKWEEAWGRVASEAHCSGIPVVGSRRGGLPEAIGPGGTVLDYDAPLADWVAVVRQLWNDSREYERLSTAARTFAGRPELDPDRQFATFFSILDRAVQQRARQAA; this is encoded by the coding sequence ATGAAAGTTCTCTTTGCCAGCGGCAATGGCTATCCGCCCGAATTCGGCGGCGGCGTTCAGTCCAGCACCCACCATCTGGCGCAGCAGTTGATCGAGCACGGCCATGAGGCATCGGTGCTGGCCGCTCTTTTCGGCGACGGCATGTTCGGGCTCAAGGCACGCGCCAAGATGAAGCTCCTGCGCCAGCCGGCGGTCGTCGACAGCCACCCGGGCTATCCCGTGGTTCGTGCCTGGTTCCCCTGGGAAGCGGCGGGCTTCGCGGTCGAGAAACTGAAGCCGGATGTGGCCGTGGTCCAGTGCCACAAATCCGTTCCGATCGGCAAGGCGCTGCAGGCGCAGCGCGTGCCCTTGGTCATCTATCTCCGCAATGTCGAGTTCCATGAACTGGATGGTGATCCGCGCGAGCTGCATTCGGCGCTCTACATCGCCAATTCGGAATTCACCGCGCGCACCTACAAGGAGGAATTCGGCATCGAGGCGACGGTGATCCCGCCGACCATCAATCCGATGCACTACAGCACGCCGACGACCGGCCAGTTCGTCACGCTGATCAACCCCTACGAGGAAAAGGGGTTTGAGCTTGCCGTGCGCATCGCCAGTGTCTGCCAGGAAATCCCGTTCCTTTTCGTCGAAAGCTGGAAACTGGAGGATGATCATCGGGCGCGCATCGAGGAAACGATCGCGCCGCTTGGCAATGTCACGTTGGAAAACCGCACCAATGACATGAAGACGGTCTACGGCCGCACCAGGATCCTGCTTGCGCCGAGCAAATGGGAAGAGGCCTGGGGCCGGGTGGCGTCCGAAGCCCATTGCAGCGGCATTCCTGTCGTCGGCTCGCGCCGCGGCGGCCTGCCCGAGGCGATTGGCCCCGGTGGCACGGTGCTGGACTATGACGCTCCGCTGGCCGACTGGGTGGCCGTGGTCAGGCAGCTATGGAATGACAGCCGGGAATACGAACGGCTTTCGACGGCCGCGCGCACCTTTGCCGGGCGTCCGGAACTCGATCCCGACCGCCAGTTCGCCACCTTTTTCTCGATCCTCGACAGAGCGGTGCAGCAGCGCGCGCGGCAAGCTGCATAA